A stretch of the Aspergillus puulaauensis MK2 DNA, chromosome 6, nearly complete sequence genome encodes the following:
- a CDS encoding uncharacterized protein (COG:S;~EggNog:ENOG410PV3N), producing MARGGTQLSLETEGATACRLLRHFTRLSPDQQKELLKPRAFNKWLHNSLDIQKASTARVLAVIRHDTFRYITLDLCETDYGKKFFTWSLLERIVNSKLDHIWVREIKKFLDFGHTIFQHHINDIVSDDWVKILELKPEDWNSQLQVLFFPTSCDNSCGESNSNFPGAFITSLKDYPVLGSSGMPITGESIILSRRPGFLSSLSDIEYQDIWQRLYNIKPSIIPTWHSWYISERNISSKVISILNHITRWVQPDWVYPERASKELKEFSWANYFTHLLWKTHNKCSTLPQSAYHEQAEVFITKLWDQVKSDPQWCDPCYENLLPVSLPSETFISGGVEMNEYCQRFKLSHWYQVLVLVVVSFPSQLRGSMEPLNDLAKAGDSLSRYSSWGLNICHANFEHNQQLRLLPGLNTPPNHQYIISEGDLFGAIVHYRLLKQALLETHNPGLSSSTTTGIQSLDQYKAAVILLKEKAEILNKYGWQAYPDDWNEDLEAFTISQLQRYSKRADICPGFLTTTYPKLFKNPRGIISTKRKEISRDEDQLEKEDNHILKQAKRDRTL from the exons ATGGCACGAGGTGGAACCCAGTTATCTCTCGAGACAGAGGGTGCTACAGCATGTCGGTTGCTGCGTCATTTTACCAGACTCTCCCCTGATCAGCAGAAGGAATTGCTGAAACCCAGGGCATTTAATAAGTGGCTCCACAATTCTCTGGATATTCAGAAGGCAAGCACGGCACGTGTATTAGCGGTAATCCGGCATGATACCTTCCGATATATTACATTAGATTTATGTGAAACAGACTATggcaagaaattctttacctGGTCTCTTCTCGAACGGATTGTAAATTCTAAACTGGACCAT atatgggttcgcgagattaagaaatttctcgacttcggcCATACTATTTTCCAACATCATATTAATGATATTGTATCTGatgactgggttaagatactagaactcaagccagaagactggaatagtCAATTACAAGTCCTGTTTTTCCCGACGTCTTGTGATAATAGCTGTGGGGAAAGTAACTCCAACTTTCCTGGGGCCTTCATAACTTCCTTGAAGGATTATCCTGTACTAGGCTCTTCAGGTATGCCTATTACTggagaaagtattatactctcccgacgtccaggctttctttcaagtctttcagatattgagtaccaagatatatggcaaaggctttataatataaagccgTCTATTATCCCTACATG GCATTCATGGTATATAAGTGAGAGGAATATTTCATCAAAGGTTATAAGTATCCTGAACCATATTACTCGTTGGGTGCAACCAGACTGGGTTTATCCGGAACGTGCAagtaaggagctgaaggaattttCCTGGGCAAACTACTTCACACACTTATTATGGAAGACCCATAATAAATGTTCTACCTTGCCACAGTCAGCCTACCATGAACAGGCAGAGGTTTTCATTACTAAATTATGGGATCAAGTAAAGTCTGATCCACAATGGTGTGACCCTTGTTATGAAAATCTG cttccggtatctcttccatcagaaacctttatatctggaggtgttgaaatgaATGAATACTGTCAGCGGTTCAAGCTATCACATTGGTATCAGGTCTTagttctggtggtagtatcATTCCCTTCACAATTAAGGGGCTCAATGGAGCCACTAAATGATTTGGCTAAAGCA GGGGACTCTTTATCCCGCTATTCAAGTTGGGGGCTCAACATTTGCCACGCCAATTTCGAGCATAACCAACAGTTAcgcctgcttccaggactgaatactcctccgaatcatcaatatattatttcagaAGGAGACCTATTTGGGGCAATAGTACACTATCGTCTACTAAAACAGGCATTACTTGAAACTCATAATCCtgggttatctagttctacAACAACGGGTATCCAATCCCTG gatcaatacaaggccgccgttatccttctaaaagaaaaggcagaaattttaaataaatatggatggcaggcatatccagatgattggaatgaagatctggaggcttttactatatctcaattacagagatatagtaaaagagcagatatatGTCCTGGTTTTCTTACCACAACGTATCCAAAACTATTTAAGAACccaagaggtataatatcaaccaagcggaaggaaattagtagggatgaagatcagttagagaaggaggataatCATATCTTAaaacaagcaaagagagacaggactctATAA
- a CDS encoding uncharacterized protein (COG:S;~EggNog:ENOG410Q2QN;~InterPro:IPR014752) — MFGKQAARYDLRLGSSCFFASTNQSTSSPSPITGRLCVTFPQAVWVNRIKLILTRALKIPVEGTITTKDREHITHVQELELASSKTHRPFNLPPGDYEFPFEIPLREIVLETVTGPGHNYRTYRIDAIVERTYWKDTIVSQPLRIYNAPNTEWNDINSWYPLTVEGQSDQNILHCASIPSSHIPFGSTFSIACGFQVPSKDVKLRTVTIEVIEKHKLLLDATAAEAALGILHITSAKDLTVFRERLEPVPESGLVSCTGTEWCISTQALLPVSFDLCSQSVMTRTVKIMHSLVITSEFEHENGELFDTVCNSILEEDSTPEVG; from the exons ATGTTCGGTAAACAAGCAGCACGTTATGACCTCAG GCTTGGCAGCTCGTGCTTCTTCGCTTCAACAAATCAGTCTACCAGTTCTCCAAGCCCAATTACGGGGAGGCTTTGCGTTACGTTTCCTCAGGCTGTTTGGGTTAACCGCATCAAGCTCATATTGACCAGGGCGCTGAAAAT ACCCGTGGAAGGAACCATAACCACCAAGGACCGCGAGCATATAACACATGTGCAAGAGCTGGAGCTCGCCTCATCCAAAACGCACCGTCCTTTCAACCTCCCGCCCGGAGATTACGAGTTTCCCTTCGAGATTCCTTTGCGAGAAATCGTTCTTGAAACAGTCACCGGCCCCGGGCATAATTACCGTACTTATCGGATAGATGCCATTGTTGAGCGCACTTACTGGAAAGATACGATCGTGTCGCAGCCTCTCAGGATTTATAATGCCCCGAATACTGAGTGGAATGATATAAACAGCTGGTATCCCCTG ACTGTTGAAGGCCAGTCCGACCAAAACATTCTGCATTGCGCGTCAATACCCAGTTCACATATCCCCTTTGGGTCCACATTCTCCATTGCATGCGGATTCCAGGTCCCGTCAAAAGATGTCAAACTGCGGACCGTTACAATCGAAGTTATCGAGAAGCATAAACTCCTCTTAGATGCCACCGCTGCCGAAGCCGCGCTTGGTATCCTTCACATCACAAGCGCCAAAGACCTCACGGTCTTCAGGGAGAGGCTTGAGCCTGTTCCAGAAAGTGGCTTGGTCAGCTGTACTGGGACCGAATGGTGCATCAGCACACAGGCCTTACTGCCTGTGAGCTTCGACTTGTGCTCACAAAGTGTGATGACCAGGACTGTAAAGATAATGCATTCCCTCGTCATCACTAGTGAGTTTGAACATGAGAACGGCGAGTTGTTTGATACGGTATGTAATTCAATCTTAGAAGAGGATTCAACGCCAGAAGTTGGCTGA
- a CDS encoding fungal specific transcription factor domain-containing protein (COG:S;~EggNog:ENOG410Q2V9;~InterPro:IPR007219,IPR001138;~PFAM:PF04082;~go_function: GO:0000981 - DNA-binding transcription factor activity, RNA polymerase II-specific [Evidence IEA];~go_function: GO:0003677 - DNA binding [Evidence IEA];~go_function: GO:0008270 - zinc ion binding [Evidence IEA];~go_process: GO:0006351 - transcription, DNA-templated [Evidence IEA];~go_process: GO:0006355 - regulation of transcription, DNA-templated [Evidence IEA]): MQLQFLTAGDGRRISRSHMRRACALCRQRKKRCYHNKSSASPEQLTLVGSGGSREGHARSGSISQPHTEREQEQEQPGPSTASNQNVDPNLFLCDTSPIVTLLSDPRSRLRKGQSQKGIVGASLHHTRFPRESTTESLYPSPLFFAAARAEEEGGNIGILPPKPSQKALVDIYFRRLHPFLPLLDEDETRSQFANGTLSVPLLQSMCLAASKSRDAAPFLCLGADMTPLPVEIFSQRIYADVPNNMPKKEEKRILTIRILALLSLHGWGPTGHEDSSLILSQAIHHAQTFGLHLAWPEKTSKSLVALFWCLWSLDRWNCAVNGRPPMINDYDTGQDVADVLPLFQPSFQIWLRIASQLGGVIKSYRPVMDGHCEPDAEIPMFEEVVEDSLGFGVNPDILESLELFHHAVVILSTHAKGLQGRSRSRMTKIRQSQSLFSVATLVRKQIARDSPPLSIFAYTISIAFSVTYRQLKEAKLPSAEPVAIDHLDLFHQSLKALSDTWWLAAVMTHLSKAALDGILRQRAENGNNISESQASTDEGSLRRPRPQTPGIDTHTSTPTTAPLPKASSTWGSQVVAASQSQDRSAGGVVDAEPFAADIPSPFGGSVLSLDDEAYFDSVFENFPSLNFPNVLGEPFLADQAFSLAL; this comes from the exons atgcagctgcagttcTTAACTGCGGGAGACGGTCGACGTATTTCAAGGTCACACATGAGACGGGCCTGTGCGTTGTGTCGCCAAAGAAAG AAACGTTGTTACCACAATAAGTCGTCGGCGTCCCCTGAACAACTTACGCTGGTGGGATCCGGTGGCTCTCGCGAAGGCCATGCTCGTTCAGGCTCCATTTCCCAGCCTCACACCGAACgggaacaggaacaagaacagcccGGTCCGTCAACCGCCAGCAATCAAAACGTCGACCCCAATCTATTCTTATGTGATACCAGCCCTATCGTGACACTTCTGTCCGACCCAAGATCTAGGCTCAGGAAAGGACAGTCCCAGAAGGGGATCGTCGGGGCGTCCCTGCATCACACGCGCTTCCCCCGTGAATCGACAACCGAGTCACTGTATCCTTCTCCGCTTTTTTTTGCTGCAGCGAgggcagaggaagaaggaggcaATATCGGTATTCTGCCCCCCAAGCCTAGCCAGAAAGCCTTGGTCGACATCTACTTCCGTCGCCTCCATCCGTTCCTACCGCtgctggatgaagatgagacgCGGTCTCAATTTGCAAATGGCACTTTGTCTGTTCCACTGCTTCAGTCGATGTGTCTGGCTGCCTCCAAGAGCAGAGATGCAGCACCCTTTCTGTGTCTGGGGGCTGACATGACACCGTTGCCAGTGGAGATATTCAGCCAGCGAATCTACGCTGATGTCCCGAACAATATgcccaagaaggaagaaaagaggatTCTCACGATACGGATCCTCGCACTGCTATCACTGCACGGATGGGGCCCTACCGGACACGAGGATTCATCTTTAATACTGTCCCAGGCTATCCATCACGCTCAAACCTTTGGGCTGCATCTAGCGTGGCCAGAGAAGACCTCAAAGTCATTAGTGGCGTTGTTCTGGTGTCTATGGAGTCTTGATCGGTGGAATTGCGCCGTCAACGGAAGACCGCCGATGATCAATGACTACGACACAGGCCAGGACGTCGCTGACGTTCTCCCGCTGTTTCAGCCATCGTTCCAGATCTGGCTTCGTATCGCGAGTCAACTCGGGGGCGTTATCAAGTCGTATCGGCCGGTAATGGATGGCCATTGCGAGCCGGATGCTGAGATCCCCATGTTTgaggaggttgtcgaggattcACTTGGGTTTGGTGTAAATCCTGATATTCTTG AGTCtcttgagctcttccacCACGCAGTCGTTATTCTATCCACGCATGCAAAAGGCCTACAAGGTCGGTCACGCTCGCGAATGACCAAAATCCGTCAAAGCCAGTCACTCTTCAGCGTTGCGACGCTCGTCCGTAAACAAATAGCCAGAGATTCTCCCCCGCTATCGATATTCGCATACACAATATCCATCGCCTTCTCGGTGACCTATCGCCAGTTGAAAGAAGCTAAACTGCCGAGCGCTGAACCTGTGGCAATCGACCATCTCGATTTGTTCCATCAATCCCTCAAGGCGTTGAGCGATACCTGGTGGCTAGCAGCCGTCATGACGCATTTAAGCAAGGCGGCCCTGGATGGCATTCTTCGACAAAGGGCTGAGAACGGAAACAATATATCCGAAAGCCAAGCAAGTACAGACGAAGGGAGCCTAAGAAGACCAAGACCTCAGACTCCAGGTATCGATACTCATACTTCCACTCCCACCACTGCACCACTACCAAAAGCCAGCTCTACTTGGGGATCTCAAGTAGTGGCGGCTTCTCAATCGCAAGACAGGAGTGCTGGCGGTGTCGTGGATGCAGAGCCATTCGCTGCTGACATTCCCTCTCCTTTTGGGGGCTCTGTCCTGTCTCTTGACGATGAGGCGTATTTTGATAGTGTTTTTGAGAATTTCCCAAGCCTCAACTTTCCGAATGTCTTGGGTGAACCTTTTCTTGCGGATCAGGCCTTCTCATTAGCGTTATAG
- a CDS encoding uncharacterized protein (COG:S;~EggNog:ENOG410PWCE;~InterPro:IPR011009,IPR002575;~PFAM:PF01636), with amino-acid sequence MSRFLYSLGLHPFACTEPNSYNEHLRLTERYLEFDVAALRNAIAAASSRSSSDIVSFFKLSEGGFNRVFQATFGDGKHVIARIPYPSTGPEHYTVASEVATLDYLRLHGITTPKVYSWCSTRANPVGAEYIIMEKLDGTPLGEIWYTMSPKDRLRIMKQIVEWETRFMFLEFPASGSLYYRKDVLSGEGTPLSDHSDFCIGPIAHYSWWHEQRAVLETDKGPWSSSNDIFRAVGDRELKWAETYAKPRLPYERLYREIHGFCKVSPDSHIKNLSDYLVLSRCLGFKTGSPLDRPVLRHPDFQPNNILVSESNEIVGFIDWQHSTILPLGIAAGIPKYFQNYGDPASEKLIEPQIDLPPNYDTLDQPEQDSVRETMRKRLVHFLYAALTKRVNKDHYDAIFNQSIILHQRLFKSASTPWEGDSVTLRADTIRAIQSWRNLIAKDSREYDKETCTVPPLEYPDTIIHDTLRIDAQQKEADTAMEQMRNVLGVDILGWVPNDEYQAAKKKAREMKAKMLEAAATHSEVTGVQHHFPFDDFREDS; translated from the exons ATGTCCCGCTTTCTCTATTCACTCGGTCTTCACCCTTTCGCTTGCACAGAGCCCAACAG CTATAACGAACATTTACGGTTGACGGAACGTTATCTCGAGTTCGATGTAGCTGCCCTCCGGAACGCGATTGCTGCCGCATCCAGTCGTTCCAGTTCTGATATCGTTTCATTTTTTAAGCTATCAGAGGGCGGGTTCAACCGAGTATTCCAAGCGACATTCGGCGATGGGAAACACGTTATCGCTAGGATTCCGTACCCTTCCACAGGACCTGAACACTACACTGTTGCCAGCGAGGTTGCCACCTTAGACTATCTCCGGTTACATGGAATTACCACACCCAAGGTGTATAGTTGGTGCTCAACACGAGCGAATCCTGTCGGTGCCGAGTACATCATCATGGAGAAGTTAGACGGTACCCCTCTAGGCGAGATATGGTATACAATGTCACCAAAGGACCGGCTCAGAATCATGAAGCAGATTGTTGAGTGGGAGACGCGATTTATGTTCTTGGAGTTCCCTGCTTCCGGTAGTCTATACTATCGGAAAGATGTTCTCTCGGGAGAGGGCACCCCATTGTCAGATCATAGCGACTTTTGTATCGGTCCAATAGCCCACTACAGTTGGTGGCATGAGCAAAGAGCCGTACTCGAAACTGACAAGGGGCCCT GGTCGTCATCAAACGACATCTTTCGTGCAGTTGGGGATCGGGAGTTGAAGTGGGCTGAAACTTATGCGAAACCTCGCCTTCCCTATGAACGCCTTTACCGAGAAATCCATGGTTTTTGTAAGGTTTCGCCGGACAGTCATATCAAGAATTTGTCCGATTACCTTGTCTTGTCGCGATGCCTTGGCTTCAAAACAGGAAGCCCACTGGATCGACCGGTCCTCCGGCACCCTGATTTCCAACCGAACAATATTCTCGTGTCAGAGAGTAATGAAATTGTTGGATTTATTGATTGGCAGCACTCCACCATTCTTCCTCTCGGAATTGCGGCTGGAATACCAAAATATTTCCAGAACTATGGTGACCCTGCTTCAGAAAAGCTCATTGAGCCTCAAATTGATCTTCCGCCAAACTATGATACTCTCGACCAACCTGAGCAAGATTCAGTGCGAGAGACGATGCGCAAACGGTTGGTCCATTTCCTGTATGCTGCGCTTACCAAGCGGGTAAACAAAGACCATTACGATGCAATATTCAATCAGTCTATCATATTGCATCAACGTTTATTTAAGAGTGCGAGTACTCCTTGGGAAGGAGACTCAGTAACTCTACGGGCTGACACGATTCGTGCCATACAGAGCTGGCGGAATTTAATCGCAAAAGATTCACGAGAGTATGACAAAGAGACATGCACTGTACCTCCTCTTGAGTATCCGGATACGATTATTCATGACACTCTCAGGATAGATGCGCAACAGAAAGAGGCCGATACCGCGATGGAACAGATGCGAAATGTCTTAGGTGTGGATATATTGGGCTGGGTGCCTAATGATGAATATCAGGCTGCGAAGAAAAAGGCTCGTGAGATGAAGGCTAAAATGCTTGAAGCAGCTGCAACGCACAGCGAGGTTACTGGGGTTCAACACCATTTTCCCTTCGATGACTTCCGTGAGGATTCATGA
- a CDS encoding uncharacterized protein (CAZy:PL4;~COG:G;~EggNog:ENOG410PUC9;~InterPro:IPR008979,IPR011013,IPR013784,IPR029413, IPR029411;~PFAM:PF14686,PF14683;~SECRETED:SignalP(1-19);~go_function: GO:0003824 - catalytic activity [Evidence IEA];~go_function: GO:0030246 - carbohydrate binding [Evidence IEA];~go_process: GO:0005975 - carbohydrate metabolic process [Evidence IEA]) yields MLISTLKLALAGIIGCATALTTTENSTHFTLANDRLTVSFSKSSGHIEDVSLDEQDLLGPVDGNIGKGPYLDCSCTPDGFWTPGDSTTAELELVNGTDSTGTPYAGVIMTDTYASTNQTLSQYLFLRGSETGLHAFSRVTYFNSSTPFLRDLGELRTLFRPNTELWTHFSTSDTNYGPLPLSSSQGLTVQDATTYYGNTTTDPYVSEYSDYFTKYTLAESWRAHDVHGQFSDGSKSDDGSTFGAWLVHNTRETYYGGPLHSDLVVDGIVYNYIVSGHQGAPMPNLTHGFDRTFGPQLYYFNKGDPDTELSELREDAARYADSEWNAEFYDSIARHIPNFVPSAGRTAFTGRVGLPKGAKRPVIVLSENRQDFQLNVFDNRALQYWAELDDSGSFSIPRVVQGTYRVTIYADGIFGWFIQDDVEISGSYSDKHTFTWKEESAGSEIWRIGTPDKSSGEYLHGYAPDLSKPLQPEQYRIYWGKYDYVADFPHGVNYRVGKSDPAKDLNYIHWSFFPAQGNQFRSQPYYENVNNWTITFDLTKQQLRNTKTATFTVQLAGSRNANGNAKWTPVESGFNDLPWTVNVNGQYEDTWVIPYWRSGSCGVRSAVTCQNTEHKFVFPVEKLKKGSNRFVLSLPFNATSPETALLPDSLYVQYDALRLEVQ; encoded by the coding sequence ATGCTCATATCGACGCTGAAGCTGGCCCTGGCCGGGATTATTGGCTGTGCGACAGCACTCACAACGACCGAAAACTCCACCCACTTCACACTCGCCAACGACCGCCTCAccgtctccttctccaaatCAAGCGGCCACATCGAAGATGTATCCCTAGACGAACAAGACCTGCTCGGCCCTGTAGACGGTAACATCGGCAAAGGCCCTTATTTGGACTGTTCCTGCACCCCCGACGGATTCTGGACACCAGGCGATAGCACCACAGCAGAACTCGAGCTGGTCAATGGCACCGACTCAACAGGAACCCCATACGCCGGGGTTATAATGACAGATACATACGCGTCCACGAACCAAACACTCTCGCAGTATCTGTTCCTGCGCGGCTCCGAGACCGGCCTCCACGCTTTCTCGCGCGTGACGTATTTCAACAGCAGTACACCCTTCCTGCGAGATCTCGGCGAGTTACGGACCCTATTCAGACCAAATACAGAGCTATGGACCCATTTCTCGACAAGCGATACCAATTACGGACCCCTGCCTCTATCCAGCTCCCAGGGGTTAACCGTCCAAGATGCAACAACGTACTACGGCAACACCACAACCGACCCCTACGTCTCAGAGTACTCAGACTATTTCACCAAGTACACCCTCGCCGAGAGCTGGCGCGCCCACGACGTGCACGGGCAATTCAGCGACGGCTCCAAAAGCGATGACGGGAGTACATTCGGGGCGTGGCTGGTGCATAATACGCGCGAGACATACTACGGCGGACCCCTGCATTCGGATCTCGTCGTTGACGGGATCGTGTATAACTATATTGTCTCGGGGCATCAGGGGGCTCCGATGCCGAATCTTACGCATGGTTTTGATCGCACGTTTGGGCCGCAGctttattactttaataaaggCGACCCAGATACGGAACTGAGTGAATTGAGAGAGGATGCGGCGCGGTATGCGGATTCGGAGTGGAATGCGGAGTTCTATGATAGCATTGCAAGGCATATTCCGAATTTCGTTCCGTCGGCTGGTCGTACGGCTTTTACGGGGAGGGTGGGCTTACCTAAAGGCGCGAAGAGGCCGGTTATTGTTCTCTCGGAGAATAGGCAGGACTTTCAGTTGAATGTTTTCGATAACAGGGCTCTGCAGTACTGGGCTGAGCTTGACGACTCGGGGTCCTTTTCTATTCCGCGGGTTGTGCAGGGGACGTATAGAGTTACGATCTATGCGGATGGTATTTTTGGATGGTTTATTCAGGACGATGTCGAGATATCCGGGTCATACTCGGACAAGCATACATTTACATGGAAAGAGGAAAGCGCTGGCAGCGAGATCTGGCGCATTGGCACCCCAGACAAGTCGTCAGGCGAGTATCTGCATGGCTACGCACCGGATCTATCAAAGCCCCTGCAGCCAGAACAGTACCGGATCTACTGGGGGAAATACGACTACGTGGCGGACTTTCCACATGGCGTCAACTACCGTGTCGGAAAAAGCGATCCAGCAAAGGATCTGAATTATATCCACTGGTCGTTCTTCCCAGCCCAGGGTAACCAGTTCCGATCACAGCCGTACTACGAGAATGTCAACAACTGGACCATCACGTTCGATCTGACCAAGCAGCAGCTTCGAAACACCAAGACTGCTACATTCACCGTCCAGCTGGCGGGGTCGAGAAATGCAAACGGGAATGCCAAATGGACGCCGGTGGAGAGTGGGTTCAACGATTTACCATGGACGGTCAATGTCAACGGGCAGTACGAGGACACTTGGGTGATTCCATACTGGCGGAGTGGATCGTGTGGTGTGCGCAGTGCAGTTACTTGTCAGAATACCGAGCACAAGTTTGTCTTTCCTgttgagaagttgaagaaagGAAGCAATCGGTTTGTGCTTAGTTTGCCGTTTAATGCGACCAGTCCGGAGACTGCGCTGCTGCCGGACTCGCTTTATGTGCAGTATGACGCGTTGAGGTTGGAGGTACAGTGA
- a CDS encoding uncharacterized protein (COG:S;~EggNog:ENOG410PVKM;~InterPro:IPR041411;~PFAM:PF18566) produces the protein MPINISQYPKLTPQQAGHLRHFHNLSSAPHGDWPHMGSQEPAQEFLDAYRYQLATMAYASALTHYHRLPAMKSLFARLLHGLITKMLRREVWGYWYLTSQSGIMLDPDLKELRKPWADPIVRENIMYSGHLLLMTSLYAMLFDEDEFEREGSLTFLWNPLFWGMGAERFDYDNRSLQRAVVDEMARNDWVGVCCEPNLVFVLIAMRLNDVRDGTSVGKEVLEKYKDALDSKGMVSRDDLYKDWFVVKQGQTKPAKSVGFTAWAAAFMNTWNSDFVRAGFENHVKGFVTKVNGQVEVQHPMIAFAYREAMSTADTSQDPAQVLKSAREYYKAHKTDIKFPYNEPTFGYIVKWLSELGKTTELDEVLAYADTHLQPTWENGGLYYPRNDQATDDDGRWTQMDAFTGNAAIGYARLNVEDGMKKMYDSPWTRETLESRPYVDGLDLSQGVDCLRGVWDSEKGAVIVTLREWAGLGTDVSFSVESLPAGSWSVHTSQGGLINYEIAKRGRIVVDATVAANEEVDFVVLLDRQSQV, from the exons ATGCCAATCAACATATCGCAATACCCCAAACTCACCCCCCAACAAGCCGGCCACCTCCGGCACTTCCACAACCTCAGCAGCGCGCCCCACGGCGACTGGCCACACATGGGCAGCCAGGAACCCGCGCAGGAGTTCCTCGACGCATACCGGTACCAGCTCGCCACAATGGCCTACGCATCCGCCCTAACGCACTACCACCGCCTGCCCGCCATGAAGAGCCTCTTCGCGCGCCTCCTCCACGGCCTCATCACCAAGATGCTGCGGCGTGAGGTCTGGGGGTACTGGTATCTGACCTCCCAGTCCGGGATTATGCTCGACCCGGACCTGAAGGAGCTAAGGAAACCGTGGGCGGATCCTATTGTGAGGGAGAATATCATGTATAGTGGGCATTTGTTGCTGATGACGAGTTTGTATGCGAtgttgtttgatgaggatgagtttgagagggaggggagCCTGACGTTTCTGTGGAATCCGTTGTTTTGGGGCATGGGGGCTGAGAGGTTTGACTATGATAATCGCAGTTTGCAGAGGGCTgttgtggatgagatggcgaggaatgACTGGGTGGGCGTCTGTTGTGAGCCGAATTTGGTCTTTGTT CTTATTGCGATGCGTCTGAATGATGTCCGGGACGGTACGAGTGTCGGCAAAGAGGTTCTAGAGAAATACAAAGACGCTCTGGACAGCAAGGGCATGGTTTCTCGGGACGACCTATACAAGGACTGGTTCGTGGTGAAGCAAGGACAGACCAAGCCAGCCAAAAGCGTCGGATTCACTGCATG GGCCGCCGCATTCATGAACACCTGGAATTCCGACTTCGTTCGCGCCGGCTTTGAGAACCATGTCAAAGGCTTTGTCACGAAAGTCAACGGTCAGGTAGAGGTACAGCATCCCATGATTGCATTTGCATATCGAGAGGCCATGTCCACGGCAGATACAAGTCAGGACCCTGCCCAGGTACTGAAAAGTGCGCGGGAATACTACAAAGCGCATAAGACGGACATCAAATTTCCCTACAATGAGCCGACATTCGGATACATCGTGAAGTGGCTCTCGGAGCTAGGGAAGACTACTGAACTGGACGAGGTTCTTGCGTATGCGGATACTCATCTTCAGCCGACCTGGGAGAATGGAGGACTCTATTACCCCCGTAATGACCAGGCCACAGATGATGACGGACGCTGGACTCAAATGGATGCATTTACCGGTAATGCAGCGATTGGATACGCGCGACTGAATGTGGAAGACGgtatgaagaagatgtaTGACAGTCCATGGACGAGGGAGACTCTGGAAAGCCGGCCATATGTAGATGGTCTTGATCTATCGCAGGGCGTCGACTGTTTGAGAGGAGTGTGGGATTCTGAGAAGGGTGCTGTCATTGTCACTCTACGTGAATGGGCTGGATTGGGTACTGATGTTTCCTTTTCAGTGGAGAGTCTCCCGGCTGGTAGCTGGTCAGTTCATACATCACAGGGAGGCCTCATAAACTATGAAATTGCAAAACGGGGACGGATTGTCGTGGATGCGACGGTTGCGGCAAACGAGGAGGTTGACTTCGTGGTGCTCCTGGACAGGCAGTCTCAAGTCTGA